In Lactobacillus xylocopicola, the genomic stretch GCCGCCCAAAAAGCCAGAAATCAACACACCTGCGTAGCGCATACCGTAAACATTGACCCCCATCGTGTCAGCCGCCTGTGGATTTTCCCCGCAAGAACGCAGCCGCAAGCCAAAGCGGGTCTTGTATAACACCCACCACAGGATGAATGCTAGGACAATGGCAAGCCAGGCTGGTGCAGACGTATCCTTAAACAGAATAGGACCGATAACCGGGATATTAGCCAAGCCGGGAAAGCTAAAATATCCAAAGCTCTGACTAATATTTTCCGTTTGACCTTTGTCATAAATAGCTTTAACTAAAAATACACCTAAGGGCGGGGCCATCAAGTTCAAGACCGTTCCACTGATAATATGGTCAGCGTGAAAGTTGATTGTTGCAACTGCATGCAGGAGGGCAAAGAGTACGCCAACCAGACCACCAACCACAATCCCCAGCCACGGCGTCAGGGTACCGAAAGTCGAGGCAAAAGTCAGGTTAAAGACAATTGAAGCAAAGGCGCCCATCGTCATAATCCCTTCTAGACCAATGTTGGTGATACCGGAATTTTCACTGTATACCCCACCTAAAGCAGTAAAAATTAAGGGCGTGGAGTAAACAAAAGTCGAAGACACCAATAAGGGTAAAATTGTCATTAGATTCATTAGACCTGTCCTCCTTCACTAGCCTGCCGGTGGCTAGCTGATTCTTTGGTAATTGTTTCCCGGCGCTTGCTTTGGGTGGTTTGCTTATTCTTAAATAGCAGCCCAATAACGTATTGGATTGCTACGAAAAAGATGATTGCGGCAATCACAATGGACACAATTTCATACGGAATCCCGGCAATTGTTTGCATGCCTAGACCACCAATCTTTAAAATTGAAAACAAGATGGCGGCCAGCAAAATACCTAACGCGGTCCCACCTCCCAAAAGGGCAACGGACAGTCCATCCCAACCAATATCAAGACTAGTGGTTTGCGTAAAGTAGTTCTGGTAAGTCCCCAGGCCTTGGACGACACCGCCCAAACCAGCAAAGCCACCTGATAGAAGCATCGAGATCATGATATTCTTCTTAGTCGACATGCCAGCATACCGACTAGCAAAGGGATTAGTTCCAACCGCCTGGATTTCAAAACCAGTTGTCGTCTTTTTCATTAGATACCAGTAAAAGAAAACGGCCACGATTGCAATGAAGATGCCAGCATTGATCCGCGAATCGCCAAACATCGTACTCAACCAAGGAATCTTCAGGCTACCGTTAGCGCTGATGGTCTTAGTCGTGTCAATATCTAGGCGTAGCCTAGCCGGCATCACTTGCTGAGTTAAGTACTGACAAGTATACAAGACAATGTAATTAATCATAATCGTCGTAATTACTTCGTTAGTGCCAAACTGGGCCCGCAAGCCGCCGGCCAGTCCTGCCACTACAGCACCAGCTAAGACGCCGCTAACAATGGCCAGTGGAAGCAGGATAACTTTAGGCAGTTGCGGATTAGCTAGCACGACCCAAATTGCTGCAAGCCAGCCGGCCTGCGCCTGTCCTGGCAAGCCAATATTGAAAAAACCCGCCTGCGAAGCAATGGCAAAGCCAATAGCAGTAAAAATCAGGGGCGTGGCTTCACGGATGGTCTCACCAAGCCCGTTCAAGTTGCCCAGAGCGCTAGTAAACATCGACGTGTAAGCGTCCAGCGGATTGTAACTCCACACTAGCATGATCAGCGCACCGATTAAAAAACCCGCAATAATTGAGATTAAGGGCACCAAAATTCTTTTTGTTTTAGGAGTCACTTTAAGCAAGAGTTGTACCTTCTTTCTTGAAGCCCGTCATTAGCAGGCCTAGTTCCTCATCACTGGTTTCTTCCGGCTTTACTTCACCCGAAATAGTGCCGTCATGCAGGACAATAATACGGTCTGAAAGTTGCATGATTTCATCCAATTCATAGGACACCAGCAGAATCGCCTTGCCCTTGGCTCGTTCAAGCAATAACTGCTGGTGAATGTACTCGATTGCACCAACGTCCAAACCGCGGGTCGGCTGAAAGGCAATAATCAGGTTACTATCACGGCTCAACTCGCGCGCAATAATGACCTTTTGCTGATTTCCACCAGATAGGTCGCCAACCGGTTCTGCACTACCCTTTGTCCTAATATCATACTGGTCAATAAGGTCATCAGCGAACTTATTAATGACCTCATGGTGCATTACATTGTACTTTGAAAACGGTGCTTGATAGTAGGTCTGCAGACTAAGATTGGCCGCAACCGAAAATGGCAAAATTAAGCCGTATTTTTGGCGGTCAGCTGGAATATGCGCAACCCCGCTAGAAGTGATCTTACGCACATTTTGGTTGGTCATGTCCTGATCAGCAATGATTACGTGCCCTGAGTCAACGTGCTGCAAGCCAGTTAGTGCCCGCACCAGTTCATCCTGACCGTTGCCGTCAATCCCAGCAACACCCAAAATCTCACCGCCCCGCAGGTCAAAGGACAGCCCCTTGAGTGCCCAAACTGCTTGCCTATTTTTCACTTTGAGCTTGTCTACCTTCAGCATGGTCTGACCCAATTCAGTGCTGGGCTTATCCAACTGCATATTGACGTGCCGCCCAACCATTAGCTCCGCTAAACGGTTGTCCGAAACCTCCTTTACCTTAAAGGTGCCCACGCTTTGTCCAGCGCGAATAACCGTCACCTCATCAGCAGTCCGCTTAATTTCCTCAAGCTTATGGGTAATTAAGATAATGGACTTGCCTTCAGCGGCCAGTTCCTTCAAAATTTGGATGAATTCCGTAATTTCTTGCGGGGTCAAAACAGCAGTTGGTTCGTCAAAAATCATGATGTCAGCACCGCGGTAAAGAATCTTAAGAATTTCTACGCGTTGCTGCTGCGCTACCGTAATCTCACTTACCTTTTTGAGCGGATCAACGTTGAGGTTATAGCAATCCGACAAGGCCTCAATTTCCTGCTTGGCCTTGGTAAAATCCAGCTTCGGGCCATGGCTTGGTTCATGGCCCAGAATAATGTTTTCCAGAACAGTAAAGGAATCCATCAACATAAAGTGTTGGTGCACCATTCCAATTCCTAAATCTTTGGCAACAGTTGGATTTTTAACAGCGACTTCCTGGCCGCGCACCTTAATTTCACCCGCAGTAGGCATCATCAATCCGGACAAAATACTCATTAAGGTTGACTTACCGGCGCCATTTTCACCAAGTAAAGCCAGAATTTCGCCCTGCTTTAACGTTAAATTAATGTCATCATTAGCCTTGAACCCATTGAAATCCTTGACGATGTGCCGCATTTCAATTACATTTGTCGTCTCGTTCATATTATTGTTAATTTCCTCTGTAAAAGACTCTTTGCATCAGCATACAAAGAGTCTTTAAAGCAACTTACTATTATTTAGCCGGGTGCAGCGGCACCTTAATTTTACCGTTTATAATGTCTTGGCGTGCATCACGGGAATACTTCCAGGCCTTAGCACTAACTTTTCCCCGCTTGATCGAAACTCCGTCCGTCTTTAGCCCATAAACCAGGTTTTGCCCACCAGGGAACTTGCCCTGGTATGCCCGGTCGGAAATGTCCTTGGTTGCAATATCAACCCCGGTAATAACTGAAGTCATCACAAAGTTGTCTTTCTTGCCATCCTTAGTCTTATAGTTGCCAAGGTATGATTGG encodes the following:
- a CDS encoding ABC transporter ATP-binding protein: MNETTNVIEMRHIVKDFNGFKANDDINLTLKQGEILALLGENGAGKSTLMSILSGLMMPTAGEIKVRGQEVAVKNPTVAKDLGIGMVHQHFMLMDSFTVLENIILGHEPSHGPKLDFTKAKQEIEALSDCYNLNVDPLKKVSEITVAQQQRVEILKILYRGADIMIFDEPTAVLTPQEITEFIQILKELAAEGKSIILITHKLEEIKRTADEVTVIRAGQSVGTFKVKEVSDNRLAELMVGRHVNMQLDKPSTELGQTMLKVDKLKVKNRQAVWALKGLSFDLRGGEILGVAGIDGNGQDELVRALTGLQHVDSGHVIIADQDMTNQNVRKITSSGVAHIPADRQKYGLILPFSVAANLSLQTYYQAPFSKYNVMHHEVINKFADDLIDQYDIRTKGSAEPVGDLSGGNQQKVIIARELSRDSNLIIAFQPTRGLDVGAIEYIHQQLLLERAKGKAILLVSYELDEIMQLSDRIIVLHDGTISGEVKPEETSDEELGLLMTGFKKEGTTLA
- a CDS encoding ABC transporter permease, whose amino-acid sequence is MNLMTILPLLVSSTFVYSTPLIFTALGGVYSENSGITNIGLEGIMTMGAFASIVFNLTFASTFGTLTPWLGIVVGGLVGVLFALLHAVATINFHADHIISGTVLNLMAPPLGVFLVKAIYDKGQTENISQSFGYFSFPGLANIPVIGPILFKDTSAPAWLAIVLAFILWWVLYKTRFGLRLRSCGENPQAADTMGVNVYGMRYAGVLISGFLGGIGGAVFAEAISGNFSVSTIAGQGFMALAAMIFGKWNPLGAMLASLFFGFAQSLSIIGNQLPFFNHIPAVYMQIAPYVITIVILVLFFGKSVAPAADGQNYIKSK
- a CDS encoding ABC transporter permease, which codes for MLKVTPKTKRILVPLISIIAGFLIGALIMLVWSYNPLDAYTSMFTSALGNLNGLGETIREATPLIFTAIGFAIASQAGFFNIGLPGQAQAGWLAAIWVVLANPQLPKVILLPLAIVSGVLAGAVVAGLAGGLRAQFGTNEVITTIMINYIVLYTCQYLTQQVMPARLRLDIDTTKTISANGSLKIPWLSTMFGDSRINAGIFIAIVAVFFYWYLMKKTTTGFEIQAVGTNPFASRYAGMSTKKNIMISMLLSGGFAGLGGVVQGLGTYQNYFTQTTSLDIGWDGLSVALLGGGTALGILLAAILFSILKIGGLGMQTIAGIPYEIVSIVIAAIIFFVAIQYVIGLLFKNKQTTQSKRRETITKESASHRQASEGGQV